In the Silene latifolia isolate original U9 population chromosome 1, ASM4854445v1, whole genome shotgun sequence genome, CATCCAACCGACTAACTAAATTCCTCAAGTTATCAAATCCATAAGACTCCTCGAAACACCAAACAGAAAACATCGTCTAACAAAGCTCGATGAGAATTCCTCTGAATCGAAAGCATCAATGCCTCTAATATCCACAAGTACAATCTAAAGAAAATAAAGCTCTCTTAGAAGTCCATTAAATGAATATAAAGGTCTCTTAGCAGTTCATTAAATTCCCAATCATTACACTACAACAGTTAGGGGCTAAGAACTCAACCAAGCAACAATTTCGATCATATAAGGTCATCAAACAACAATTTCCTTTAAGGTAAAACAGACCAAAATATTCTTCAGAGAAATACATGTACTAGGGTTAAGACATTAAGATATGATACGTATACATAATTCCCAACTCCGGGTTCATAATTCTTCAAATCAATATAATCAATCCAAACTGCAGTTGAGCTAAGACACTCCTTATTTCCAAGGTTAACACTAAACAACCCAAATAAAGATAAGTCACACAACCAAAAGTTCCAAGGTTACAACCTTACCTCAGAACTCAACAATCTAAATCCATAAGAATAGAAACGGAGATTAATCTAGATCAACCAAAAATGACACATGGATATTATAAAACCTTAATCACCTCCAGTCCAAAATATGTAAATTACCTATAATCTGAAACCATTAACTACGCCAAAATTCTAACTCCATAATCCACTACTCACCATTCAAGTTAATCCTTAAGAAATAACAGTCCTTACAAGATAAACATTAAGGATAAAACTCACTATCCTCAAACCATAAGTAACAAGACTTTACTAAACCTCAAACTTACTTAACTTCCATCATATTTCTCCAAGAAAGAGTCAGTTTAACCAATGAATCTCAAGAGAATAGATACCAATGGGGAGGAATCACAAAGAAGGATTATTCATCAGAATAGGAGATGAAGATTTATAACAAGGATATAGGAAGCGACTAAAGGCTGAAAAAGTAAAGGAAGAAGAACGATGATCATAGACTAACAAGGTCGAGATCGAGAAGGACTTTTTAAGGCTCTAGAGTTGCAAGAGGGCTCACTAGGTCGCTCCATCTTCCGGTAGAGAAAACAAACACACCAGTCTTGGGTCGCTCCAATGACGGATCCACAGTGTAATCATCTCTGGGTGTACTGCACCATTATGGAACTTGAGTCCTCTCTTGGCCAACTTGTCTATAGCTTGAGCAGGACTGAATCTGAGATAAAACTACCATTGTCCCTTCCTTGTGGCATCAAGTTCTCCACGCGTTCAGGCGTTCAGCTAGGTTGTGGAGCGAGTTCAATATCACCATCATGATCGCGTTAAGTCCGGAAAACACCACGTCCATGTCCACCTTCCTTCATCTTCTTCGTCGgaggaaataaaaacaaaacatagaTTCAATGCTAGTCATTGATTTTGCAAGAACACATAAACTAACATTCAAGTCCTTAtggtttctacccatctctcactaaatcatttatttagtcaAATCATTTATTAGGCATTTTCCTAAAGATCAATGTGTGAGCGTCGGGAGCAAAGATGCTCGATACCAAccgtaatcccctataaaatctagtgcaaaacagtggcggaaacactgtcgaatgggattaaatacacaaagataaaagttctaactgttataaattgagaatgtataaaattctcaaggataaaattaaatggttaagtctaaacaaatgccacttttataaaaagggcgaaaataaaattcctcaaaagtgttaaaactaaaaaccataaaagaaagcgaGAAAAcagtaggatctgcaaactactcgctagctcacacagaaaaTCCCAAAGAAAGCTAATAcatgtcatgttataaacataacgaccacaatcgatggggagtaactcgacgttctcccagccatatcacatgatataaatgttacagatgcaaataatatatcaaagtaattgaaatgttataaaacataagtaacaaaatatgattaccaaatcacgttaaccaacgtctttgcatgcttaaaagcaaaattcctcaaatgatagaatggaaataatatagttcaggcaagatattcactttagctatactccttgacaccgcagcatcttacactagtttcgggaactcagtgtcacgcaaaggtgaccaactccaagttcgctcactagacaacaagctataataggacacgtcttaccacgcagtgcgaagtcctagtctaagtacatgtacatgactctacgacaatctgcatgcgcccgcaggatacccaatcttatagctgtataagaacccgtatgccttagtttattattctttgcctttactttcattattccaaacttaaaagtattccaagtgatatagtatattattcaaatggttcgtaagtgaactacacttttattttcttcgaattagaaaacttaaacttaaaaccaaaagtataaaatttatttaaggactttaaataaattaagttactgaaattaaactttaaagaccatcctttgacttaaggtactttagtaaagacttattacttaggctttaatgagacggagctctacattagtttataaaactgaacagcagtattgtaaaatttataattaattacagaaaaatctaaatgacgcaaggccaattttcatggtttcctaTAGCTTTTATCTACAACTTTCATGTTTTGACAAACTTTAAATTAggaaagtatcaggggtctaaaaatgcatttctaaaaactgtcagaaaacgtcacccataatgtttcagttcataaatctacttttagaaaacattttaaggcaaggcataattttaaacataactaaacatgataaatcttcattgagaaaaagattagctactgtatcaaaagcaaaatatcttttaaaaaatGAATCATTGAGAGAAGTCAGAAACGCGTTTCTGACGATtttgttcacaaataatttattctgaccaaactgtaagtttaaatcttatgaaaatttttatacagcctctacactttaaaataacggagtttattctttacacttttgcaaattcgaaatataaacaggtgatatgatttttacaaacagacgaacatatttgacagatttaacaacggtttccatcaaacttgtaaaatacaccataaatcgaaaataatgattgaagacctacaaatttatacacaacctaatactccatgtctctgccaTATACTAAAAGCTTAtaaatttacaattttatttactatttttaacataattaaaaccgaacagaatcgctataatcgcagaaactgcgtcaatactttaaattacgaaataaatactaaaactccaaaataatttccacgaaaattcatggtatcttcaaatctatcatttaacccagaaaaataatttaaacctcctggaaatcataaaaacgaatttataccatctttatatcatattaatcggtttaatcataaaacttgcaaatcaaccaaataaattcctattgacaaaataaattttatacatagtcaaaataatttataaacattaagggatcagaaatcatatggttcaaaaaaaaaaaatcatattaataaataaatctttataaaccacaaaaaaaaatgcaataatacatacaactacaacaattaaatcgatgtaataccgagtaacgtcgtagttaccttgttacgaatccgaatccacatatgctagccttcaatatctcctctacaaacccttagaataggatgaacggatgatgagagaATGTCGATCCAAATAAAGAAGctagaaggcaagcacgtacgtagaaatttgtaaaacggaaataaggaagcaagaaggcaagcacgtacgtaaattTTATTCTTTAGAAACAGAGAACGGCGGAAGAGGGTTTACGATCCATATTTTTTTtgcaagagggatagatatgtgaATGATAAATGACCTAATGAATGTAGTCATAAAGTAGAGTGTTTAAGAGGGAAAGAATAAATATAAGTAATAAAATCTCCTTGAAAAGCTCTAGAAAAACCAGTCACAAGAGGGAATAAGTCAAAGAAAATACTTCTAATttttattgtaaaataattaGAAGTCGaataaaaacaatttatcaaataCTTAAAGTAAAAGATATAAAAAAAgttttcaaaataaattttctagATATAAAATACACGGTCAAAAAAGATGATGAACCAGAATCGTTTtcccattttataaaaaaaagtgacatataattaaaagtcggtccatttataaaataggactaaaattaataaaaatggtgttaaataaaacattaaaccaaaattagtataaaaagaaataaaaataaacctctttaacgaaaatcaaataaatgagatttattaaaatggtgggtgttacaaatattattaaaaaaaaagtaGTAATAACCTGATTATCAGGTAGTCGGTTACTCTATTCTAATATGAGAAGAAACGGTTAATAGTTTGGTTTATTCTCGAATTAAATGAAATTTAGAGTATTTCGGGAAGCCTACCTATAGTTTGGAGTAATCTTGTTAAATAACCCTTTTTAATTTATACGTTTTCCCTTTTGgccttttgttttttttcctcCTTATGACCGTATATTTATATGCTATATAGTATTAACTGTGTGTCTGTTATTATTAATTTACTTTTAATTTATAATTGTATTCCCTCTTTAATTAGACCTTTGATCCTGCTAAATTGCTTGTTGTTGATGTTTCAGTTTTTTAAATTTCTTTACTATTCTTTTCAATTAATGTTGTTTACATTGGTGTTATTGTACGTTTTGTGTTGTCCTGGTTATTTATTGTTTAGTAGTAGTGGtcattttaattgttttgatTATTTTGTATGTTTTTATTATCATTGAATTGAATATTAAATTAGATTATTAACTGTTAGAAGTCCTTTTATATCTCAGTTTTTCTCTTCTCTTTGTAACGGTGAttttttgtttgtgttttgtatttaAGACTTGATTATTATTTTCGTGGTTGTTTGCATTCTCTTTTATTAATTCTACTGATCAATACTCTTTTATTATTTGATCTTCTTGTCTTTTTATATtccattaattaattaatttgtggtgcttgatatgtatatatatatatatataacctaTTTTATTCCATACATATCCTGTTGTATTCATCTTATCATTTTTTTGTTTCCTtttcatttgttgtttattttccagGTTGATTCTTGTTTCTGCAATGGCCCGTTACAGCGTTGGTGACGTAGTGGAGGTGATGTTTCCCGAGCCGGGCTTTATTGGTTCCTATTTTCTTGCAACCATAATATATTTATTGGGAGATGCTGAAGTGTATGTTCAATTTCACCAGCTTTTGTCACCCACTGGTTCTCGCCTTCTGAGAGACGTTATTGGGGTTGAGCACATACGTCCTTTGGCCCCTTCATTGCGAGGATGGAGTATGGTCTCTATGATCTCGTTGACGTATTTGTCAACGATGGCTGGTGGACCGGGCGTGTTATAGACGTCTTCGGTGTAGAAGGTTACTATGAGATATTTTTTTAAATGTATGATGAGGTTTCGTATAATGTTAACTATGAGATGCGCCCGCATCTCGATTGGGAGAATAATAGGTGGGTGGGTTTCTTGGGTTGACACGTATCTCCCAATCGAGATGCGCCCACCCACCTATTATTCTCCCAATCGAGATGCGGGCGCATCTCATAGTTAACATTATACGAAACCTCATCATACATTTCAAAAAATATCTCATAGTAACCTTCTACACCGGAGACGTCTATAACACGCCCGGTCCACCAGCCATCGTTGACAAACACGTCAACGTGATCATAAAGACCATACTCCATCCTCGCAATGAAGGGGCCAAAGGACGTATGTGCTCAACCCCAATAACGTCTCTCAGAAGGCGAGAACCAAGCAGACAAAAGTCAGAAACTGAACATACACTTCAGCATCTCCCAATAAATATACTATGGTTGCAAGAAAATAGGAACCAATAAAGCCCAACTCGAAAAACATCACCTCCACTACGTCACCAACGCTGTAACGGGCCATTGCAGAAACAAGAATCAACctggaaaataaacaacaaatgaaaAGGAAAGATTATAAGATGAATACAACATGATATGTATGGAATAAAAtaggttatatatatatatatatatatatatatatatatatatatatatatacatatcaagcaccacaaattaattaattaatgtaatcTAAAAAGACAAGAAGATCAAATAATAAAAGAGTATTGATCAGTAGAATTAATAAAAGAGAATGCAAATAACCACGAAAATAATAACCAAGTCTtaaatacaaaacacaaacaaaaaaTCACCGTTACAAAGAGAAGAGAAAAATTGAGATATAAGAGGACTTCTAACAGCTAATCTAATTTAATATTCAATTCAATGATAATAAAAATATACAAAATAatcaaaacaattaaaatgaCCACTACTACTAAACAATAAATAACCAGGACAACACAAAACGTACAATAACACCAATGTAAACAACATTAATTGAAAAGAATAGTAAAGAAATTTAAAAAACTGAAACATCAACAACAAGCAATTTAGCAGAATCAAAGGTCTAATTTAAAGAGGGAATACAATTATAAATTAAAAGTAAATTAATAATAACAGAAACACAGTTAATACTATATAGCATATAAATATACGGTcctaaggagaaaaaaaaaaggccAAAAGGGAAAACGtataaattaaaaaagaaaacCTAATACTAATCTACGAGAATTCTATATACATATAGCAAAGGATAAACTGTCCATACACAGCAACTGAAGGTTTAAGTCACAACCTTAATTCTAGCCACCAGCAATAAATGAAATATGTAAACCGAAAGAAAAAGCATGTGACACTGACTCCACCATTACCCAATAAGTCATTTCAGTCAACTTTTACATATTTTAAAAACACTAAGCAACTTCGCGTCTCAAATGCCCGAACCTTTCAGTCAATTTTACAAACAGAAAAACATAAGGATTTTATTAGAAATCAAGTTGATAAGAGCTTGCAATGCTCTTGGCCTATCCAAGGCGTCGTTGCTGACAATTCTTTCCAGTGATCTAGCCACAACTGTTTTGGATCTGCGACCTCACAGAATAGTAGCAATGTTGCAAACATTTGTCGTAGTTGTTGAGCAGTTGCCCATGATGCTGTTTCGGTCAAGGCTACATGCCATTCCTCGTCTCCGTCTAATAGGCCAAGAGCATTGCAAGCTGACTTATATGTAGGGTGAACAATTTTGTCCACAGTGCGGATATCTGCAAAACATTTTGCCCCCTTCACAATGTTTAGTAGAAGACGTAAGTAGTACGACTCTCCAGAATTTGGGTTAGCGAAGTATATCCTCTCGATTTTGAAACCCTTTTTCCGTCTTGTCCATACTTTACCGTTGTTGTCCCAAACCCATTCAGTGGGGAACTCAGCGTATGTTAACGAGCGTGCGTCTTCATGTTTTTGGTTTGTAACCATCCATTCAGTAAGGGTGGTTTTTGCATCCCCCACTCTTTCTAGGATGTCATCTGCCGCCTCAGAATCTTCAAACAAAACATCTTGTTCGAACTCTAAGTGATAAGGTAGGCGTTGGACCGGCGGTTGCTTGTATTGTATTTCAAATGCGAACACCCTCCAGCAAGCTTCGGAAGCAGACACATATCTACATTTAAGATATGTTTCAATTTCATCAACTATTTGTTAATTTACATTCTCTTCGTTTATGTGAGGACGTACTTCATGCAGGCTTGCGTGTGCCATATCCGGCCCTTTGGACATGTACTTGAATAGGTATTTGACTGACCTATGTTTGTTACACCATTCCACATTCAAGTGGGCTTGGTATTTCACTAATAGGTCAATGTTGTGAGGGACAACAAATCTATTGTCAAGAGTGTGGTCGTTCTTCTCCGCTTCTTTACCATCTTTTCTTCGACGATATACGGGGTAACCGTCTGTCGCCGATGTGTGAGAGCAAAAATCTCTTGGATAGTACTTGGAGCACTTGCCATCAACCATACAGGGTGAGCTGGTCTTTGCCTCTCCACAAGGGCCATGTAGCATGAATTGCACGATGCTTCATATCCTGTAGGATCTTGTGCTTTATCCGGTAATTCAACGCCGATAATTTTGTCTATCTCCGATGGGTCAGTTTGTTTACTTTCAGGCCGCAAAAATAAGCAAATGTGTGCATGCGGCAACCCTCTTTTCTGGAACTCCACTGTATAAATAACTGAGTGGTATGGAAGAAGTTAGTAATAAGGTACATATGATCTGCTTAAATTTTTCTTAAAGTGTGGTTGCTACCTATACGGTGGTATCAACCCTGGAAAGTAGCGTATCACTTGTTTTCCTTAGTTTATACAATATCACATTCAGCATGTAGGCATTCAATTTATTTTGGTAGGTTGGGGGTAGCGGGATTTACCTAAACAAATTTTAAAAGAAGTAGAAAGGAAAATAAAaaggatggtaacaaatgaattttgTGGTGTTTCTGGCTGTAGTGTATTTAGAAACCACTGGTGGGTCATTGTCTTTTTATTCATTTTACAGAAATAAGACTG is a window encoding:
- the LOC141640695 gene encoding uncharacterized protein LOC141640695, yielding MARERMENEDLEHVQLRLRAARSKDDKQFNLPTVNEFAALIIGNGETEKGARDIVIQERARGLQQISELHPKFMAMQYPLMFPYDEDNYRLGIKHLDAATTSRKKRKTVTMQEYYSYRFQERWKNGKLIDGICVLCGRLRQQFMCDVFTCVEETRLDYVRHNQKTIRKYSLRGLTNVVAAGPPDLFITFTCNPKWEEISEFLKAIPGQLPEDRHDILARVFKIKLDELIVDLTKRAFFGETLEVIYTVEFQKRGLPHAHICLFLRPESKQTDPSEIDKIIGVELPDKAQDPTGYEASCNSCYMALVERQRPAHPVWLMASAPSTIQEIFALTHRRQTVTPYVSASEACWRVFAFEIQYKQPPVQRLPYHLEFEQDVLFEDSEAADDILERVGDAKTTLTEWMVTNQKHEDARSLTYAEFPTEWVWDNNGKVWTRRKKGFKIERIYFANPNSGESYYLRLLLNIVKGAKCFADIRTVDKIVHPTYKSACNALGLLDGDEEWHVALTETASWATAQQLRQMFATLLLFCEVADPKQLWLDHWKELLILVSAMARYSVGDVVEVMFFELGFIGSYFLATIVYLLGDAEVYVQFLTFVCLVLAF